One genomic region from Dermacentor variabilis isolate Ectoservices chromosome 6, ASM5094787v1, whole genome shotgun sequence encodes:
- the LOC142585134 gene encoding uncharacterized protein LOC142585134: MKTFVAIALLSAASLAYAAPRSAVKTDLADAAGSSRPSSLGGSLGPAGPVGFGGPAGPGGFDRPAGFGGPVGFGGPVGFGGPAGPVGPAGFAGAGPQGGSLNPGFPVFSGPSGPAGPSGAGGFPVGVVGGFPSGFPGAFSGSFPSGPSGVSPAGAGASPAGRPGSAGPSAATSVGRPGAAAGGLLPNGVVPGAWYPGSYNVWPAYGPVYYGHGPYGFGFGDGYGFGFAGVPLGGYCYGTPGDYFGDNGYWGGLGGYGYGYPGEGFSWGPQSFGGFGASSSSVGSSAGQGAARSSRSAAGAAGAAGVSSANQSPTGK; the protein is encoded by the exons CCTCCCTGGCGTATGCTGCGCCCCGTTCCGCCGTGAAGACCGACTTGGCTGATGCCGCCGGTTCGTCAAGACCCAGCAGTCTTGGTGGCAGTCTCGGACCTGCCGGACCTGTCGGATTTGGCGGGCCTGCCGGACCTGGCGGATTTGACAGACCTGCCGGATTTGGCGGACCTGTCGGATTTGGCGGACCTGTCGGATTTGGCGGACCTGCCGGACCTGTTGGACCTGCTGGATTTGCCGGCGCTGGCCCACAAGGTGGAAGCCTAAACCCAGGCTTTCCAGTTTTCAGTGGACCAAGCGGACCCGCAGGACCCAGCGGCGCTGGCGGATTCCCTGTTGGTGTTGTCGGCGGTTTCCCAAGCGGTTTCCCCGGTGCCTTCTCTGGCAGTTTCCCTAGTGGGCCGAGCGGAGTATCCCCCGCTGGCGCCGGCGCTTCCCCCGCTGGCCGTCCCGGATCTGCTGGTCCCAGCGCTGCAACCTCAGTCGGCCGACCTGGAGCAGCAGCCGGAGGCCTCCTACCTAATGGAGTCGTACCTGGGGCATGGTACCCTGGTAGCTACAATGTATGGCCAGCGTATGGCCCAGTATATTACGGACACGGTCCTTATGGCTTTGGCTTCGGCGATGGCTACGGTTTTGGCTTCGCTGGCGTTCCTCTTGGTGGATACTGCTATGGTACTCCCGGAGACTACTTCGGCGATAACGGCTACTGGGGCGGCCTTGGTGGCTATGGTTATGGCTACCCTGGTGAGGGTTTCTCCTGGGGCCCTCAAAGTTTTGGAGGCTTTGGAGCCTCTTCCTCTTCTGTCGGTTCTTCCGCTGGCCAGGGCGCAGCAAGAAGTAGCCGTTCAGCTGCAGGAGCTGCTGGAGCTGCCGGTGTTAGCAGCGCCAA CCAATCACCCACAGGGAAGTAA